The following coding sequences are from one Acomys russatus chromosome 16, mAcoRus1.1, whole genome shotgun sequence window:
- the Prcd gene encoding photoreceptor disk component PRCD: MCTTLFLLSLAMLWRRRFTNRVEPEPRGVDGAVVGSTSDTDPQSSGKEKGPVK, translated from the exons ATGTGCACCACTCTCTTCCTGCTCAGCTTGGCCATGCTGTGGCGCCGCAGATTCACCAACCGGGTGGAACC AGAGCCCAGGGGAGTGGATGGAGCAGTTGTGGGGAGCACCTCAGACACAGACCCTCAATCTTCCGGCAA GGAGAAAGGACCTGTGAAATAG
- the Cygb gene encoding cytoglobin: MEKVPGDMEIERRERNEELSEAERKAVQATWARLYANCEDVGVAILVRFFVNFPSAKQYFSQFRHMEDPLEMERSPQLRKHACRVMGALNTVVENLHDPDKVSSVLALVGKAHALKHKVEPVYFKILSGVILEVIAEEFANDFPPETQRAWAKLRGLIYSHVTAAYKEVGWVQQVPNTTTPPTTLPSSGP, translated from the exons ATGGAGAAAGTGCCGGGCGACATGGAGATAGAGCGCAGGGAGAGGAACGAGGAGCTGTCCGAGGCGGAGAGGAAGGCGGTGCAGGCTACGTGGGCCCGGCTGTATGCCAACTGCGAGGACGTGGGGGTGGCCATCCTGGTGAG GTTCTTTGTAAACTTCCCGTCGGCCAAGCAGTACTTCAGCCAGTTTAGACATATGGAGGACCCCTTGGAGATGGAGAGGAGTCCCCAGCTGCGGAAGCATGCCTGCCGGGTCATGGGGGCCCTCAACACTGTCGTGGAGAACTTGCACGACCCAGACAAGGTGTCCTCTGTACTCGCCCTGGTTGGCAAGGCCCACGCCCTCAAGCACAAGGTGGAGCCTGTCTACTTCAAG ATTCTCTCTGGGGTCATTCTGGAGGTGATCGCCGAGGAGTTTGCCAATGACTTCCCTCCTGAGACGCAGAGAGCCTGGGCCAAGCTGCGTGGCCTCATCTACAGCCATGTGACCGCTGCCTACAAGGAAGTAGGCTGGGTACAGCAGGTTCCCAACACCACCAC CCCACCGACCACACTGCCCTCTTCAGGGCCATAG